Genomic DNA from Pseudomonas fluorescens:
CTGGTCAGCGCCGCCCTTGGCCATGGGCGGCAGGCCATCGTTCCCTTGGTGGCGGCATTCAGCGCCCGCTACCCGAACATCGTCGTCGACCTCACCCTGGGCGACGAAGTGGTCGACATTCTCGGTGGCCAGGCCGACGTGGCGGTGCGCTTCGGCCATCTGCCGGACAGCCCGCTGACCGCGCGCAGGATCGGCGACACCGGCCAGGTCGTGGTGGCATCGCCCGACTATCTGCAGCGCCATGGCACCCCGGTGGAACCGGAGGACCTGCTACGGCACAACTGCCTACGCTTCAACTTTCGGCGCGCCGAACCCAACTGGCCATTCATCCGCGACGGACGAGAGTTCTCCCTGAAGGTCAGCGGCAACATCGAATGCAGCAGTGGTGAAGCGTTGGCACAATTCGCGCGAGTCGGTGCCGGCATTGCCCGTATCGGCGAGTTCACCGTGAGCGAGGACCTGCAGCGCGGCGACCTGATACCGCTGCTGGAAGCCTGGAACCCAGGCGACCGAGAGCCGATCCATGCGGTGTTCGTGGGGGGCTCGGCAATGCCGGCGCGGGTGCGGCTGTTCGTGGATTTCTTGCTGGAGCATCACCGGATGTAAGCGGTGGCGTCACTCAATCCTTCCGGGTGCTTGAGATGTGGCCTGGCATAGCGTCAACCGCGAACAGGGACTATCTTAAAGCCCTGACGGCCGTGGCTCGTCGCACCTATAACAATAACGCCGTGCCCGCCCTCTGAAGCGGCACGCTACACGGAGCCTCCCATGACTCGGCATAGCGCGCAGCCCCATCCGAGCGAACTCGCTGCCTTCGTCAACGAGCATTTCCCTGAGCGGCGAATCAGGCCGGACCGGGTGATTGCCCAGTCCTGGTATCGCAGCGTCATAAAACATCGACTCGATCCCTCCTCGTCCGCGCGCCTGGATGTTCTTTGCGCCGAAGACATCCGCCAGCATCAGCAACGACACCAGCAGTACCTCGATATCGCCAGCCAGGGCGTCAGCGGTTTGGCCCGGCGCGTGGTACCGGCCGGCTTCGCGGTGTTGCTCAGCGATGAACACGGCATCACCCTCGATGCCCGCCTGCCCGACCAGCCTGTTCCTTATGTCCGCTCGGGCTTGGTGGTCGGGGCGCGCTGGGACGAGTCCATCGCCGGCACCAACGGCATTGGCACCACGTTGGCTGCGGCCGAGCCTTTGATCATCCACCGCGAGGAGCACTTCCTCACCTCGAATGCTCGCCTGAGCTGTTCCGTTGCGCCGATTTTCAACGCCCAGGGCCTGTTGCAGGGTTGCTTGAACGCTACTTGCCTGAACAGCAATGGACCCAAGGAAAGCCAATACCTGACCCTGCAGTTGGTGATCCTGTATGCCCGCTTGATCGAGAACGCACACTTTCGCCAAAACTACCGCGATCGGCTGACCCTATCGCTCAAGCCCATCGACGAGATTGCCGATCTCGCCAACGAGCAATTGCTGGCGCTGGATGACAGTGGTCGAGTGATCGGTGCCAATCACGCGGCCTTTGTTGCCCATGACCAGGCCCATGGCCCACATCTGCTGGGCGGCCCTATCGAGCAACTGCTGCCCATGGGCGTCAACGAGCTACTGCGCCTGACCAACGGCGGCGCCCGCGGCCTGCGCCTGCGTGCGCGGCATGACGAAGCGCTGCTGGACCTGAGCCTGCGCATCCCCTCGAGCGATCACCGTCTGGCGCCAGCGCCGGCCAAGGCACAGCGGCCCCGCCACCCCGATCTGGAGCAACTGGCCGGTGATGACCCGACGCTACAGCAGGCCGTGCGCCGCTTGCACAAGGTCATCGACAAAGACATCGCCATCCTGATCACCGGCGAGACAGGCACTGGCAAAGAGGCTTTTGCGCGAGCCATTCACCAGGCCAGCGCGCGTCGGGACGAGCCCTTTATCGCACTCAACTGCGCGGCAATCCCCGAGAGCCTGATCGAGAGTGAACTGTTCGGCTACCGTGGCGGTAGCTTCACCGGTGCCGATAAAAAAGGCATGAAGGGCAAGCTGGAACTGGCCAATGGCGGCACGCTGTTTCTCGATGAAATCGGCGATATGCCAGCCCATCTGCAAACCCGTCTGCTACGCGTACTGGCCGAACGGGAGATCAGCCCCATCGGTGCTCCAATGCCGGTATCACTGGACATCCAGGTGATTTGCGCCACGCACCAAGACCTGCAAGGTATGTTGCGCGACAAACACTTTCGCGAGGATCTGTTCTATCGCCTCAACGGCATGAACCTCAGTCTACCGCCCTTGCGCGAACGCAGTGACCGCGCGCAACTGATCCAGCGTCTGCTCGACAGCCAAGCCGAAGCCAAGGGTGTGCAGCTCACCGCCCAGGCCCGCCAATGCCTGCTGGAGGCGTCCTGGCCCGGCAATATCCGCCAACTGATCAATGCCCTGCGCTACGCGGTGGCGATGGCCGAGGACGGCAATGTCGATGTCGACTGCCTCCCCGCCGAACTGCTGCAGGGCGACGCGTATGCCCGGCTGGCCAGCCCGTCCGTGGGCAGCGAACCACCCGCGTCGAATCTGCTGGAGATCTTGCGCCGGCATCGGTGGAACATCAGCGCGGCAGCCGCCGAGTTGGGGGTCGCTCGCTCGACGCTCTATCGACAGATGAAAAAGCAACGTTTGGTGCAACCCAACGACCGTCTCTGATCCCCTATGCAAAACGCCCAGACCGTCAATCCGGCCTGGGCGCTTTTTGATGGCGGTGGAACTGTCACGCCTGGATGTACACCACATGGGTATGGGTGTACTCGTACAACCCGTGCTTGCCATCGGCGCCGCCAATGCCTGACTTGCGCGTCCCGGCGTGGAATCCCTGCATGGCTTCGAAGTTCTCGCGGTTGATATAGGTCTCACCGAAATCCAGCAAGCGGGTTGCCTGCA
This window encodes:
- a CDS encoding LysR family transcriptional regulator encodes the protein MDFNGRSGEMSVFATVAQEGSLSAAARALGLTPSAVSRIIARTEQRLGTRLLLRTTRAITFTAEGEAFLRGARRILADMDEVEEAIADQGVPRGRLLVSAALGHGRQAIVPLVAAFSARYPNIVVDLTLGDEVVDILGGQADVAVRFGHLPDSPLTARRIGDTGQVVVASPDYLQRHGTPVEPEDLLRHNCLRFNFRRAEPNWPFIRDGREFSLKVSGNIECSSGEALAQFARVGAGIARIGEFTVSEDLQRGDLIPLLEAWNPGDREPIHAVFVGGSAMPARVRLFVDFLLEHHRM
- a CDS encoding sigma-54-dependent Fis family transcriptional regulator encodes the protein MTRHSAQPHPSELAAFVNEHFPERRIRPDRVIAQSWYRSVIKHRLDPSSSARLDVLCAEDIRQHQQRHQQYLDIASQGVSGLARRVVPAGFAVLLSDEHGITLDARLPDQPVPYVRSGLVVGARWDESIAGTNGIGTTLAAAEPLIIHREEHFLTSNARLSCSVAPIFNAQGLLQGCLNATCLNSNGPKESQYLTLQLVILYARLIENAHFRQNYRDRLTLSLKPIDEIADLANEQLLALDDSGRVIGANHAAFVAHDQAHGPHLLGGPIEQLLPMGVNELLRLTNGGARGLRLRARHDEALLDLSLRIPSSDHRLAPAPAKAQRPRHPDLEQLAGDDPTLQQAVRRLHKVIDKDIAILITGETGTGKEAFARAIHQASARRDEPFIALNCAAIPESLIESELFGYRGGSFTGADKKGMKGKLELANGGTLFLDEIGDMPAHLQTRLLRVLAEREISPIGAPMPVSLDIQVICATHQDLQGMLRDKHFREDLFYRLNGMNLSLPPLRERSDRAQLIQRLLDSQAEAKGVQLTAQARQCLLEASWPGNIRQLINALRYAVAMAEDGNVDVDCLPAELLQGDAYARLASPSVGSEPPASNLLEILRRHRWNISAAAAELGVARSTLYRQMKKQRLVQPNDRL